The Catharus ustulatus isolate bCatUst1 chromosome 15, bCatUst1.pri.v2, whole genome shotgun sequence genome has a window encoding:
- the DRD1 gene encoding D(1A) dopamine receptor, translated as MTWNDTTMDGEGLLVERDSSSFRILTGCFLSLLILSTLLGNTLVCAAVIRFRHLRSKVTNFFVISLAVSDLLVAVLVMPWKAVAEIAGFWPFGSFCNIWVAFDIMCSTASILNLCVISVDRYWAISSPFRYERKMTPKAAFIMISVAWTLSVLISFIPVQLNWHKATTTSFLDFNASLQGVSMDNCDSSLNRMYAISSSLISFYIPVAIMIVTYTRIYRIAQKQIRRISALERAAVHAKNCQNPGGNRSSMDCQQPESNFKMSFKRETKVLKTLSVIMGVFVCCWLPFFVLNCMIPFCEPTQPSKGAEAFCINSTTFDVFVWFGWANSSLNPIIYAFNADFRKAFSSLLGCYRLCPMSGNAIETVSINNNGAVVFSSQHEPKGSSPKESNLVYLIPHSIICPEEEPLKKEDEGELSKTLEKMSPALSGILDYEADVSLEKINPITQNGQHKT; from the coding sequence ATGACTTGGAACGACACCACTATGGACGGGGAAGGGTTGCTGGTGGAAAGGGACTCCTCTTCCTTTCGGATCCTCACGGGCTGCTTCCTCTCGCTCCTGATCCTCTCCACGCTGCTGGGAAACACGCTGGTCTGCGCAGCTGTCATTAGGTTTCGCCACCTCAGGTCCAAGGTGACCAACTTCTTTGTCATCTCCTTGGCCGTGTCAGATCTCTTAGTGGCAGTTTTGGTCATGCCTTGGAAAGCTGTGGCCGAGATCGCCGGTTTCTGGCCTTTTGGTTCATTTTGCAACATCTGGGTGGCCTTTGATATTATGTGCTCAACAGCCTCCATCTTAAACCTCTGTGTCATTAGTGTGGACAGATACTGGGCCATCTCCAGCCCATTTAGGTATGAGAGGAAGATGACCCCCAAGGCAGCCTTCATCATGATCAGCGTGGCGTGGACTTTGTCCGTGTTGATCTCCTTCATCCCAGTGCAGCTGAACTGGCACAAGGCTACAACCACGAGCTTTTTGGACTTCAATGCCAGTTTACAAGGTGTAAGCATGGACAACTGTGATTCTAGCCTAAACAGGATGTATGCCATCTCCTCTTCTCTAATTAGCTTCTACATCCCCGTGGCCATCATGATAGTAACCTACACCAGGATATACCGGATTGCTCAGAAGCAAATCCGGCGCATCTCGGCTctggagagagcagcagtgcaTGCCAAGAACTGCCAGAACCCGGGCGGCAACAGGAGCAGCATGGactgccagcagccagagagCAACTTCAAAATGTCCTTCAAGAGGGAAACGAAGGTGTTAAAGACTCTCTCGGTGATCATGGGGGTGTTTGTGTGCTGCTGGTTGCCATTTTTTGTGTTGAACTGCATGATTCCCTTCTGCGAGCCCACCCAGCCGTCCAAGGGAGCAGAGGCTTTCTGCATTAATTCCACCACCTTTGATGTTTTTGTATGGTTTGGATGGGCGAATTCTTCCCTCAACCCCATCATTTATGCCTTCAACGCTGATTTCCGCAAGGCGTTCTCCAGCCTGCTGGGCTGCTACAGGCTCTGCCCCATGTCTGGCAATGCCATCGAGACTGTCAGCATCAACAACAACGGGGCAGTGGTTTTTTCCAGCCAGCACGAGCCCAAAGGGTCCAGCCCCAAAGAGTCTAATCTGGTTTATCTGATCCCACACTCCATTATCTGCCCGGAAGAAGAACCTCTTAAAAAGGAAGACGAGGGTGAGCTGTCAAAGACCTTGGAGAAAATGTCTCCAGCACTGTCGGGTATCTTGGATTATGAAGCTGATGTTTCTTTGGAAAAGATCAATCCCATTACACAGAATGGGCAGCATAAAACCTGA